One Stenotrophomonas maltophilia DNA window includes the following coding sequences:
- a CDS encoding type II toxin-antitoxin system prevent-host-death family antitoxin, with the protein MTLPLDLPGLEKAPASSVKTRGWPSLMRIVREKQALVITNHNHPEAVIVDIRTYQELLAKAAGSDAGERSEELLRLRGEFDQTLASLQRGEGLGKVLGQPIRRGRKVTLGRPL; encoded by the coding sequence ATGACCCTGCCGCTGGATCTGCCTGGCCTCGAAAAGGCCCCCGCGTCGTCGGTGAAGACCCGTGGCTGGCCGAGCCTGATGCGCATCGTGCGTGAGAAGCAGGCGCTGGTCATCACCAACCACAACCACCCCGAAGCGGTGATCGTGGACATCCGCACCTACCAGGAACTGCTGGCCAAGGCCGCCGGCAGCGATGCCGGTGAGCGCAGCGAAGAACTGCTGCGCCTGCGCGGTGAGTTTGACCAGACCCTGGCCAGCCTGCAGCGCGGGGAGGGGCTGGGCAAGGTGCTGGGCCAGCCGATCCGCCGCGGTCGCAAGGTCACCCTCGGCCGTCCGCTCTGA
- a CDS encoding Slam-dependent surface lipoprotein, with product MKRHRNLVLSICLLASMPVMAADIAGGQSPAQDGVHYINAGESTLNAGPHRSGRAGISLAAYANAARVDVASLVPYATTVVRGATTVRTLGPDAGLPFPAAGVGHFSFVQVGNADVWFGEWSSSGAQAGFNHRQVFFVGDRAGTSLPAGVVTYTLAGINRFDGSGVLEGALRANFDTGTVTAGLVGTGYRLAASATLDRTTGAFSGSAVANGSIIGTSSGQFFGAGASAVTGIATFAGNSQFDTSFGGQRN from the coding sequence ATGAAACGGCACCGCAACCTTGTACTTTCGATCTGCCTGCTGGCGTCCATGCCGGTCATGGCCGCCGACATCGCTGGCGGGCAGAGCCCGGCCCAGGACGGCGTCCATTACATCAATGCTGGCGAATCGACACTCAACGCCGGTCCGCACCGTTCCGGTCGCGCCGGCATTTCGTTGGCGGCGTATGCCAACGCGGCACGAGTGGACGTGGCCAGCCTGGTGCCCTACGCCACGACGGTGGTGCGTGGCGCGACAACGGTCCGCACGCTGGGCCCGGACGCAGGCCTGCCGTTCCCCGCCGCTGGCGTGGGCCACTTCAGCTTCGTGCAGGTGGGCAATGCAGATGTCTGGTTCGGTGAATGGTCATCCAGTGGCGCGCAGGCGGGCTTCAATCACCGCCAGGTGTTCTTCGTCGGTGACCGTGCCGGTACCTCGCTGCCAGCAGGCGTCGTCACCTACACCCTGGCTGGCATCAACCGCTTCGATGGCAGCGGCGTGCTGGAGGGTGCCTTGCGGGCCAATTTCGATACTGGCACCGTCACCGCCGGCCTGGTCGGGACCGGATACAGGCTCGCCGCGAGCGCCACGCTGGATCGCACCACCGGTGCGTTCAGCGGTTCGGCCGTTGCCAACGGTTCGATCATCGGTACCAGCAGCGGCCAGTTCTTCGGCGCCGGTGCCAGTGCCGTGACCGGCATCGCCACCTTCGCCGGCAACAGCCAGTTCGATACGTCCTTCGGCGGTCAGCGCAACTGA
- a CDS encoding porin family protein, with translation MRHSIFLAVLLLAAADVRAQQDDLRRVLEQGTELRHQQQDQQRLQQVESERPTITIDGQTLRVERTVDDLGQALYLSLQHQQWQAAAAFLEEYIELPGHDPLLRHYAQGALARVAGDHRRAAKEYEALLAAQPDFLPARLELARVYAEDQRDRDAVALFTAIAAGINADDPATAGVRTRVDGYLSALQARQRWKGALSAGPAWSDNINRSSASRTCLFGVGDACIIERKLPDAQRAAGLDYDASLERRWVLGGHHGLYVRGLAFGQTWRGHSAYNELNASVQAGYSWRSARQTVMLAPSYDYQGLGNHALQGGSGVHGEWQYALDARSLLKLEADWKRQRYRQQGLASNYDGELASLYATWFRALNPRWTVFAGLDVTDSSAADPANGYRQRGLRLGAERQWSGTTATVFVSLRHRDYDAWSPLLEARRKDDEQNLIAIVRSERLAVAGLVPSLSLRYARIDSSVGWLYSHDRSLLSLKWERAF, from the coding sequence ATGCGCCATTCCATTTTCCTTGCCGTACTGCTGTTGGCTGCCGCCGATGTGCGCGCCCAGCAGGACGATCTTCGACGCGTGCTTGAACAGGGCACCGAACTGCGCCACCAGCAGCAGGACCAGCAGCGCCTGCAGCAGGTCGAGTCGGAGCGCCCGACCATCACCATCGACGGCCAGACGCTGCGCGTGGAGCGCACCGTCGATGATCTCGGCCAGGCGCTCTACCTGTCGCTGCAGCATCAGCAATGGCAGGCCGCCGCTGCGTTCCTCGAGGAGTACATCGAACTGCCGGGGCATGATCCCCTGCTGCGCCACTATGCGCAGGGGGCGCTGGCGCGGGTGGCCGGCGACCATCGCCGCGCGGCGAAGGAGTACGAAGCGCTGCTGGCAGCGCAGCCGGATTTCCTGCCAGCCCGCCTTGAACTGGCGCGCGTCTACGCCGAGGACCAGCGCGATCGCGATGCGGTTGCGCTGTTCACGGCCATCGCTGCAGGCATCAATGCCGATGATCCGGCCACGGCCGGCGTCCGCACCCGCGTGGACGGTTACCTGAGTGCCCTGCAGGCGCGCCAGCGCTGGAAAGGCGCGCTGTCCGCCGGCCCGGCATGGAGTGACAACATCAACCGCAGCTCGGCCAGTCGCACCTGCCTGTTCGGCGTAGGCGACGCCTGCATCATCGAACGGAAACTGCCCGACGCCCAGCGCGCGGCGGGCCTCGACTACGACGCCAGCCTGGAACGGCGCTGGGTGCTCGGCGGGCATCATGGGCTGTACGTGCGCGGTCTCGCCTTCGGTCAGACATGGCGCGGGCATAGTGCGTACAACGAGCTCAATGCCAGCGTGCAGGCGGGTTACAGCTGGCGCAGTGCACGGCAGACCGTGATGCTTGCCCCCAGCTATGACTACCAGGGCCTGGGCAACCATGCGCTGCAGGGCGGCAGTGGCGTGCACGGGGAATGGCAGTACGCCCTGGATGCACGCAGCCTGCTCAAGCTGGAGGCCGACTGGAAGCGCCAGCGGTATCGCCAGCAGGGCTTGGCCAGCAACTACGACGGCGAGCTGGCATCGCTGTATGCCACCTGGTTCCGCGCGCTCAATCCGCGCTGGACGGTCTTCGCAGGGCTGGATGTCACCGACAGCAGCGCTGCCGACCCGGCCAACGGCTACCGCCAGCGCGGCCTGCGGCTGGGCGCGGAACGGCAGTGGAGCGGCACCACGGCCACCGTGTTCGTGTCGCTGCGCCATCGCGACTACGACGCCTGGAGTCCGTTGCTGGAGGCGCGCAGGAAGGATGACGAACAGAACCTGATTGCCATCGTGCGCAGCGAGCGCCTGGCCGTGGCCGGGCTGGTACCCAGCCTGAGCCTGCGCTACGCGCGCATCGACAGCAGCGTCGGCTGGCTGTACAGCCACGACCGCAGCCTGCTCAGCCTGAAATGGGAGCGGGCCTTCTGA
- a CDS encoding AAA family ATPase, with the protein MGRILVLAGVNGAGKSSLLGTWLEAEGLGWFNPDSFTRRLVEAGWPLSEANAEAWQEGTQRLRQAMADGTDFAFETTLGGNTIPRLLREACEHHHVAIWFCGLATVELHIARVAARVAAGGHDIPVEKIHARFDSARENLLELLPHLAELHVYDNSAPADADGCVEPLPVLAMAQGQLQYPVSVAELLHTPDWAKPIVMRAMELNTSG; encoded by the coding sequence ATGGGGCGGATCCTGGTGCTGGCGGGCGTCAATGGCGCCGGCAAAAGTTCGCTGCTGGGTACCTGGCTGGAAGCCGAAGGGCTGGGCTGGTTCAATCCCGATTCGTTCACCCGCCGCCTGGTGGAGGCCGGCTGGCCGCTGTCCGAAGCCAATGCCGAGGCCTGGCAGGAAGGCACCCAACGCCTGCGCCAAGCCATGGCCGATGGCACGGACTTCGCCTTCGAGACCACGTTGGGTGGCAACACCATTCCACGCCTGCTGCGCGAGGCCTGCGAGCACCATCACGTCGCGATCTGGTTCTGTGGCCTGGCCACGGTCGAGCTGCATATCGCCCGCGTTGCGGCGCGGGTGGCCGCCGGCGGCCATGACATTCCGGTGGAAAAGATCCACGCCCGCTTTGATTCGGCGCGCGAGAACCTGCTGGAACTGCTGCCACACCTGGCCGAGTTGCATGTCTACGACAACAGCGCTCCTGCCGACGCCGACGGCTGCGTTGAGCCGCTGCCGGTACTGGCGATGGCACAGGGCCAGCTGCAGTACCCGGTTTCGGTGGCCGAGCTGCTGCATACGCCGGACTGGGCCAAGCCGATCGTGATGCGTGCGATGGAGTTGAACACATCCGGGTAG
- a CDS encoding response regulator has product MLEAGNKPEGLKGLRVLVAEDEFAIAMFLVDYLELKGAQVVGPAGDLQALGQLVDTHPIDVALLDINLGGEQVYPLADRLAEAGTPFLLTSGYDDNLPSRFASAPRCTKPYHIETLVQQLAGLVAAPQVSAGIA; this is encoded by the coding sequence GTGCTGGAAGCGGGCAACAAACCAGAGGGCCTGAAAGGGCTGCGTGTACTGGTGGCGGAGGACGAATTCGCCATCGCAATGTTCCTGGTCGACTATCTGGAGCTGAAAGGCGCACAGGTAGTGGGGCCGGCCGGTGACCTGCAGGCGCTGGGGCAACTGGTCGATACCCATCCCATCGATGTGGCGCTGCTGGACATCAACCTGGGCGGTGAGCAGGTCTATCCGCTGGCTGATCGGCTGGCCGAGGCGGGTACGCCCTTCCTGCTGACCTCCGGTTACGACGACAACCTGCCCAGCCGCTTCGCCAGCGCGCCGCGCTGTACCAAGCCTTATCACATCGAAACCCTGGTGCAGCAGCTGGCCGGGCTGGTGGCGGCGCCGCAGGTCTCTGCGGGCATCGCCTGA
- a CDS encoding Slam-dependent surface lipoprotein, which produces MKMINRSLLAVAAALALAGTAQAADIVGAASPATDAQLYVKVGASEVNGGPHSAGKAGIGVGTVSNAKPVDFQGLAAYSAPTTVNGVTVRTLAMPITGTPGSHSGMGHFNFVKVGSGDVWFGEWSKDGAAGGFNNRQVYFVGDRAGTTLPAGVATYSVAGLNKFNGSNLLSGTFRADFGSGKLLGGLTGGGLAINVNADINSANASFAGSATANGSVAGTTQGQFFGANAAALAGIATFSGNSQYDTAFGGSKN; this is translated from the coding sequence ATGAAAATGATCAACCGTTCCCTGCTGGCCGTCGCCGCTGCGCTGGCCCTGGCCGGTACCGCGCAGGCGGCCGACATCGTCGGCGCTGCCAGCCCGGCGACCGATGCGCAGCTGTACGTCAAGGTCGGTGCGTCGGAAGTCAACGGCGGCCCGCACTCGGCCGGCAAGGCCGGTATCGGCGTTGGCACCGTGTCCAATGCCAAGCCGGTCGATTTCCAGGGCTTGGCGGCCTACTCGGCCCCGACCACCGTCAATGGCGTTACCGTGCGCACCCTGGCCATGCCGATCACCGGCACCCCGGGCAGCCATTCCGGCATGGGCCACTTCAACTTCGTCAAGGTTGGCAGCGGCGATGTGTGGTTCGGCGAGTGGTCCAAGGATGGCGCCGCTGGCGGCTTCAACAACCGCCAGGTCTATTTCGTCGGTGACCGTGCCGGCACCACGCTGCCGGCCGGTGTGGCCACCTACAGCGTTGCGGGTCTGAACAAGTTCAACGGCAGCAACCTGCTGTCGGGCACCTTCCGCGCGGACTTCGGCAGCGGCAAGCTGCTCGGCGGCCTGACCGGTGGTGGTCTGGCAATCAACGTCAACGCCGACATCAACAGCGCCAATGCGTCGTTCGCCGGTTCGGCCACCGCCAACGGCAGCGTTGCCGGCACCACCCAGGGCCAGTTCTTTGGCGCCAACGCGGCCGCCCTGGCCGGTATCGCCACCTTCAGCGGCAACAGCCAGTACGACACCGCCTTCGGCGGCAGCAAGAACTGA
- the proP gene encoding glycine betaine/L-proline transporter ProP codes for MQDTPEAHAHFGWFKRRRHLKVDEITVVDKPMLKRAVGAAALGNAMEWFDFGVYGYLAVTIGQVFFPSSNPTAQVIAAFATFTVAFLVRPLGGLVFGPLGDRYGRQKVLAFTMILMALGTFAIGLIPSYERIGIWAPVLLLLARVVQGFSTGGEYGGAATFIAEYSTDRNRGLMGSWLEFGTLGGYIAGAGTVTALHMLLSNAQMLDWGWRIPFLVAGPLGLLGLYMRIKLEETPAFRAFAEEAEKREHDRPGLGALFQVHGRQLLVCMGLVLVFNVTDYMLLTYMPSYLSVTMGYAESKGLLLIIIVMLVMMPLNIVGGLFSDRLGRRPMIIGACIALLVLAIPCLLLVGSGNDWMIFLGLMLLGLALVCFTSSMPSTLPALFYTPVRYSALSIAFNVSVSLFGGTTPLVTAWLVERTGDPLVPAYYLMGAAVIGLVTMLFVKETAGLPLRGSPPAVGCKKEAAALLMSDAPVTVDPTLPPLPEAAEPEQVKPA; via the coding sequence TCGGTGTCTACGGCTATCTCGCCGTCACCATCGGCCAGGTGTTCTTCCCCTCCAGCAACCCCACGGCCCAGGTAATCGCCGCCTTCGCCACCTTCACCGTGGCATTCCTGGTGCGGCCGCTGGGCGGCCTGGTGTTCGGCCCGCTCGGCGACCGCTATGGGCGCCAGAAAGTGCTGGCATTCACCATGATCCTGATGGCGCTGGGTACCTTTGCGATCGGCCTGATTCCCTCCTATGAGCGCATCGGCATCTGGGCCCCGGTGCTGTTGCTGCTGGCGCGCGTGGTGCAGGGCTTTTCCACCGGTGGCGAATATGGCGGCGCGGCCACCTTCATCGCCGAGTATTCCACCGACCGCAACCGCGGGTTGATGGGCAGCTGGCTGGAGTTCGGCACGCTGGGCGGCTACATCGCCGGCGCCGGTACGGTCACCGCACTGCACATGCTGTTGAGCAACGCACAGATGCTGGACTGGGGCTGGCGCATTCCGTTCCTGGTGGCCGGCCCACTCGGCCTGCTCGGCCTGTACATGCGCATAAAGCTGGAAGAGACCCCGGCGTTCCGCGCCTTTGCCGAGGAAGCCGAGAAACGCGAGCATGATCGCCCCGGGCTGGGTGCACTGTTCCAGGTACACGGCCGCCAACTGCTGGTGTGCATGGGCCTGGTACTGGTGTTCAACGTCACCGATTACATGCTGCTGACCTACATGCCCAGCTACCTCAGCGTCACCATGGGCTACGCCGAGAGCAAGGGCCTGCTGCTGATCATCATCGTGATGCTGGTGATGATGCCGCTGAACATCGTCGGTGGGTTGTTCAGTGACAGGTTGGGCCGCCGCCCGATGATCATCGGTGCCTGCATCGCGCTGCTGGTGCTGGCCATTCCGTGCCTGCTGCTGGTCGGCAGCGGCAACGACTGGATGATCTTCCTGGGCCTGATGCTGCTGGGCCTGGCACTGGTGTGCTTCACCAGCTCGATGCCGTCCACGCTGCCAGCGCTGTTCTATACCCCGGTGCGCTACAGCGCGCTGTCGATCGCCTTCAACGTCTCGGTGTCGCTGTTCGGTGGCACCACGCCACTGGTGACGGCATGGCTGGTGGAACGTACCGGCGACCCGCTGGTGCCGGCCTACTATCTGATGGGCGCAGCAGTGATCGGCCTGGTAACCATGCTGTTCGTGAAGGAGACCGCCGGCCTGCCGCTGCGCGGCTCACCGCCGGCCGTCGGCTGCAAGAAGGAAGCCGCTGCGCTGTTGATGAGCGATGCACCGGTGACGGTGGACCCGACCCTGCCACCGCTGCCGGAGGCTGCGGAACCTGAGCAGGTGAAACCGGCCTGA
- a CDS encoding sensor histidine kinase: MSRRPEGIHAATLRGGMPAAPGLHARHDGMAARIARHDWSSTPLGACEQWPPHLRATVDLMLAHGFPMIVLWGEQLVQLYNDGYAEILADKHPGGLGQPTRECWPEVWHINGPIYQRVWQGETITYEDKLYPLARRGRLEDVWFTITYSPICGEEGRINGVLVTMFETTAAHVAQAAREREERKRRESDRRLALAFKVLPVGVCIVDAEGRLQLSNDQMRAYLPSGKVPSTDAENQHRWRGWHADGSAIGPEDFAIARALRGETVVPGLEFQFTHDDGRARWTRVAAAPLRDADGEVTGVFAIAVDIDDLKRATERQSVLLAELQHRVRNIMSTIHAIAWRTRESVSSVDEYAERLCGRLMSLARTQSLLTRGANAGVCLRGMLEEEIAAQMPATAAYRLQGEDVLLPPKAAEVLSLAIHELATNALRHGALTHEDGRIEVTWDLQVHAGQPWLGLHWYERHAEVEDWELPRQRGLGRALIEQRVPYELAGSGELRFGPQGLDAWIRFPLRERDSLLQTDAPGAAADGSGR; encoded by the coding sequence ATGTCGCGCCGTCCTGAAGGCATCCACGCCGCCACGCTGCGTGGCGGGATGCCAGCTGCGCCGGGCCTGCATGCGCGCCACGATGGCATGGCCGCGCGCATCGCCCGCCATGACTGGTCATCCACGCCATTGGGTGCCTGTGAGCAGTGGCCGCCCCACCTGCGTGCCACCGTCGACCTGATGCTGGCCCACGGCTTCCCGATGATCGTGCTGTGGGGCGAACAGTTGGTGCAGCTTTACAACGACGGCTATGCCGAGATCCTCGCCGACAAGCATCCTGGCGGACTCGGCCAGCCGACCCGCGAGTGCTGGCCCGAGGTATGGCACATCAACGGGCCGATCTACCAGCGGGTCTGGCAGGGTGAGACCATCACCTATGAGGACAAGCTCTATCCGCTGGCGCGGCGGGGGCGGTTGGAGGATGTCTGGTTCACCATCACCTACAGCCCCATCTGCGGAGAGGAAGGCCGCATCAACGGCGTGCTGGTGACCATGTTCGAGACCACCGCGGCGCACGTTGCGCAGGCGGCCCGCGAGCGCGAGGAGCGCAAGCGCCGGGAAAGCGATCGCCGGTTGGCGCTGGCATTCAAGGTGCTGCCGGTGGGTGTCTGCATTGTCGACGCCGAAGGCCGCCTGCAGCTGTCCAATGATCAGATGCGTGCGTACCTGCCCAGTGGCAAGGTGCCCTCGACCGATGCAGAGAACCAGCATCGCTGGCGCGGCTGGCATGCAGACGGTTCGGCCATCGGCCCCGAGGACTTCGCCATCGCCCGGGCGTTGCGGGGCGAGACGGTGGTTCCGGGCCTGGAGTTCCAGTTCACCCATGATGACGGGCGCGCACGCTGGACACGCGTCGCGGCCGCGCCACTGCGCGATGCGGACGGCGAAGTAACCGGCGTGTTCGCCATCGCCGTGGACATCGACGATCTCAAGCGCGCCACCGAGCGCCAGTCGGTGTTGCTGGCCGAACTGCAGCACCGGGTGCGCAACATCATGTCGACCATCCATGCCATTGCATGGCGGACCCGCGAGTCGGTCAGCAGCGTGGATGAATACGCTGAACGGTTGTGCGGGCGGCTGATGTCGTTGGCGCGCACGCAGAGCCTGCTGACCCGCGGCGCCAATGCGGGGGTCTGCCTGCGCGGCATGCTGGAGGAGGAGATCGCAGCGCAGATGCCGGCCACGGCCGCCTATCGCCTGCAGGGCGAGGATGTGCTGCTGCCACCGAAGGCGGCCGAAGTGCTGTCCTTGGCGATCCACGAATTGGCGACCAACGCCCTGCGGCATGGCGCGCTCACCCATGAAGACGGTCGCATAGAGGTGACCTGGGACCTGCAGGTTCACGCCGGGCAGCCATGGCTGGGCCTGCACTGGTACGAGCGCCATGCCGAGGTGGAGGACTGGGAGCTGCCACGCCAGCGTGGCTTGGGCCGGGCGCTGATCGAGCAGCGCGTGCCGTACGAGCTGGCCGGCAGCGGCGAGCTGCGCTTTGGCCCGCAAGGCCTGGATGCCTGGATCCGCTTCCCGCTGCGCGAGCGTGACAGTCTGCTGCAGACCGATGCCCCGGGTGCGGCGGCGGACGGTTCCGGCCGGTAA
- a CDS encoding TonB-dependent receptor, with amino-acid sequence MPSTASACHRRATVLALAISTALLPLAWVSAVQAQPAVVAPLRQYTIPEQPLADAVRTFGRQADVQVVFRSDLVEGRRSSAVKGEYSQMQALQQLLRGSGVRAQRGMDGTWSLRAAAEAGEGEGVRVTETLDVAGRLQSEGGEARDRRGYDDVFALDLTTAYSGRDRVERYRGSNPADVVKDLVGVFSGDARNSGALDINIRGIQGPGRVPVSIDGGEQALTVWRGYNGVSNRNYIDPNLIGGIQVIKGPGLVRDVHSGIGGALVIKTIDVDDIVEAGERFGGELKIEGSSNAVAPRLPRLHTGEDYRTVPGFPQGSPNSPYDDRTLVVPVKSRSGNNPFDGEDQAWRLALGVRGDNVDLMAAYAWRKRGNYFSGTQGSAYYDQDRREQFEYQGIDYITTLARYFKPGDEVPNTSSEQESWLVKGSWQINDDQQLKATWRRTLSHYGEIMPSRILSAPDYGRIQWPLSRVASDAWNLEYRFQPAGSRWLDLYANLWRTETDSDTYSAGGFPNFAPGNPDWNAGASPILRNTALANASNDRTGLTLSNRFALHSTLDLTLGGNWQYEKLGSRDPYFGPSDGWRMYPRAGRRQEGEGYLTLEWRPVDFLTLNAGVRYSRYWAFDDFLQAHPELQTTSIVPREAQYRVNELPPRPDSLQGEIDAIESEREFWNSIGMGWIVDQSLADLLRKYETPREVQHGIPWLPDANGNYSRATNPCLNGRVAAIPGLLPMVLGTDIRCRIGGGAMQSVAGRNERHRDHAWLPTFSATVRFSPAARAYLRYSEAVRFPSMFESTIAFSSSLNPLYPLKPEHAYNYELGYVHNLSSLFGNTADADVKLAYYVHKTRNVIERDAYFMFDNIDKQTIRGLELQARFDNRRFFTDLGISRILENEVCDESSAVRLDADQGRVPNCVQDGFVSGYLLTQATPKLSVNWSLGTRLFDERLELGSRIVHYQRHDNPDLQAYRDRLVAGGSSLLWQNVPFTWGNITTVDAYARWRFNEHASVELVGSNLGNRYYVDPATRSTLPAPGRTIKLGVTARF; translated from the coding sequence ATGCCGTCCACGGCATCCGCCTGTCATCGCCGCGCCACCGTCCTGGCCCTGGCCATCTCTACTGCATTGCTGCCGCTGGCCTGGGTGTCGGCCGTGCAGGCGCAACCGGCGGTCGTCGCGCCGTTGCGCCAGTACACCATTCCGGAACAACCCCTGGCCGACGCCGTGCGCACCTTTGGCCGCCAGGCCGATGTGCAGGTAGTGTTCCGCAGCGACCTGGTGGAAGGCCGCCGCTCCAGTGCAGTGAAAGGCGAGTATAGCCAGATGCAGGCCCTGCAGCAGCTGCTGCGCGGCAGCGGCGTGCGCGCACAGCGCGGCATGGACGGCACCTGGAGCCTGCGGGCCGCAGCGGAAGCGGGTGAGGGGGAAGGGGTGCGGGTGACCGAGACGCTGGACGTGGCCGGTCGCCTGCAGTCGGAAGGGGGCGAGGCCCGCGATCGGCGCGGCTACGATGATGTGTTCGCGCTGGACCTGACCACGGCGTATTCGGGGCGCGACCGGGTGGAGCGCTACCGTGGCTCCAACCCGGCCGACGTGGTCAAGGATCTGGTCGGCGTGTTCAGTGGCGATGCGCGCAACAGCGGCGCGCTGGACATCAACATCCGCGGCATCCAGGGGCCGGGGCGGGTGCCGGTCAGCATCGACGGCGGCGAACAGGCGCTCACGGTCTGGCGCGGCTACAACGGCGTCAGCAACCGCAACTACATCGATCCCAACCTGATTGGTGGCATCCAGGTCATCAAGGGGCCAGGGCTGGTGCGCGATGTGCACAGCGGGATCGGTGGCGCGCTGGTGATCAAGACCATCGACGTCGATGACATCGTGGAAGCGGGTGAGCGCTTCGGCGGGGAGCTGAAGATCGAAGGCAGCAGCAATGCGGTGGCGCCGCGCCTGCCTCGCCTGCATACCGGCGAGGACTACCGCACGGTGCCGGGGTTCCCGCAGGGCTCGCCGAACTCGCCCTACGACGACCGCACCCTGGTGGTGCCGGTGAAGTCGCGCAGTGGCAACAACCCCTTCGATGGCGAGGACCAGGCCTGGCGCCTGGCGCTGGGCGTGCGTGGCGACAACGTCGACCTGATGGCCGCCTACGCCTGGCGCAAGCGCGGCAACTACTTCTCCGGGACCCAGGGCAGCGCCTACTACGACCAGGACCGGCGCGAGCAGTTCGAGTACCAGGGCATCGACTACATCACCACACTGGCGCGCTACTTCAAGCCGGGCGATGAAGTGCCCAATACGTCCAGCGAACAGGAATCGTGGCTGGTCAAGGGCAGCTGGCAGATCAACGACGACCAGCAGTTGAAGGCCACCTGGCGGCGCACGCTGTCGCACTATGGCGAGATCATGCCGTCGCGCATCCTGTCCGCGCCGGACTATGGGCGCATCCAGTGGCCGCTCAGCCGGGTTGCGTCCGATGCCTGGAACCTGGAGTACCGCTTCCAGCCGGCCGGTAGCCGCTGGCTGGACCTCTACGCCAACCTGTGGCGCACCGAGACGGACAGCGATACCTACAGCGCAGGTGGCTTCCCGAACTTCGCTCCCGGCAATCCGGACTGGAATGCCGGTGCCAGCCCGATCCTGCGCAACACCGCGCTGGCAAACGCGAGCAACGACCGGACCGGCCTGACCCTGAGCAACCGCTTCGCCCTGCATTCCACACTGGACCTGACCCTGGGCGGCAACTGGCAATACGAGAAGCTCGGCTCGCGTGACCCGTATTTCGGCCCGTCCGATGGTTGGCGCATGTACCCGCGCGCCGGCCGTCGCCAGGAGGGCGAAGGCTACCTCACTCTGGAATGGCGCCCGGTCGACTTCCTGACCCTCAATGCCGGCGTGCGCTACAGCCGTTACTGGGCGTTCGACGACTTCCTGCAGGCCCACCCGGAACTGCAGACGACCTCGATCGTGCCGCGCGAAGCGCAGTACCGGGTGAATGAACTGCCGCCGCGTCCGGACAGCCTGCAGGGCGAGATCGACGCAATCGAGAGCGAGCGGGAATTCTGGAACAGCATCGGCATGGGCTGGATCGTCGATCAGTCGCTGGCCGACCTGCTGCGCAAGTACGAGACACCCAGGGAGGTCCAGCACGGCATTCCCTGGTTGCCCGATGCCAATGGCAACTACAGCCGCGCCACCAATCCCTGCCTCAACGGCCGGGTCGCCGCGATCCCCGGGCTGCTGCCGATGGTGCTCGGTACCGACATCCGCTGCAGGATCGGGGGCGGGGCGATGCAGTCGGTGGCCGGGCGCAATGAACGGCACCGCGATCACGCCTGGTTGCCGACGTTCTCGGCGACGGTGCGTTTCTCGCCGGCTGCCCGTGCCTACCTGCGCTACAGCGAGGCGGTGCGCTTCCCCAGCATGTTCGAAAGCACCATTGCGTTCTCCAGCAGCCTCAATCCGCTGTATCCGCTCAAGCCGGAGCATGCCTACAACTACGAACTGGGGTACGTGCACAACCTTTCCAGCCTGTTCGGCAACACCGCCGATGCCGACGTCAAGCTGGCCTACTACGTGCACAAGACCCGCAATGTCATCGAGCGTGATGCGTATTTCATGTTCGACAACATCGACAAGCAGACCATCCGCGGCCTCGAGCTGCAGGCGCGCTTCGACAACCGGCGCTTCTTCACCGACCTGGGCATCAGCCGCATCCTCGAAAACGAAGTCTGCGATGAAAGCTCGGCGGTACGGCTGGATGCGGACCAGGGGCGGGTGCCCAACTGCGTCCAGGATGGCTTCGTCAGCGGCTATCTGCTGACCCAGGCCACGCCGAAGCTGTCGGTGAACTGGTCACTGGGCACCCGCCTGTTCGATGAGCGCCTGGAACTGGGCAGCCGCATCGTGCACTACCAGCGGCACGACAATCCGGACCTGCAGGCCTACCGCGACCGCCTGGTCGCCGGTGGCAGCAGCCTGCTCTGGCAGAACGTGCCGTTCACCTGGGGAAACATCACCACGGTGGATGCCTACGCCCGCTGGCGCTTCAACGAGCACGCCAGCGTCGAGCTGGTCGGCAGCAATCTCGGCAACCGCTATTACGTCGACCCGGCAACACGCTCAACACTGCCTGCACCGGGCCGCACGATCAAGCTTGGCGTCACCGCGCGCTTCTGA